In a single window of the Coffea eugenioides isolate CCC68of chromosome 3, Ceug_1.0, whole genome shotgun sequence genome:
- the LOC113765189 gene encoding uncharacterized protein LOC113765189: MEPLCSRNEKSGLTAVERKICVYYPDFYGGKFGKLWVFGPNYRRFGTEFSEGVKEEAMERIRSNSQLSFQGVMNAIRNMELGVRALYADNVVKDLTGPQIQDLMIQDGCFFLLLAFSILGADSQKLKYAENHPVFGVGCATEYMDNIIESMFFVGNQIPLMVLEQLMHLDIFQRMKATIGSKQQQLGLAKRTLYKFLMVELVPKPVDLLHCLQSIMLGPKRSSNAAVTKKVDDIEDCVSASKLSEQGVRFRKLGGEFGIRGMHYECNKFSAVLYLPDLGVDRYTDLLIKCLLKYETVQERQGVEPEASSYFKFMSDLIHKPKDIEILVSEGVIHGRSERLQGLLSTLDGMASSGYMHWVKREIVRNPPWQWQKPLKCMPVICSALIVLSIMQMHYSMLSFDKLQKP; this comes from the coding sequence ATGGAGCCGCTGTGTAGTCGAAACGAGAAGAGTGGTCTCACTGCAGTTGAGCGCAAGATTTGTGTATATTACCCGgacttttatggaggaaaaTTCGGAAAGCTTTGGGTATTTGGTCCAAATTACAGGAGATTTGGTACCGAATTCTCAGAGGGTGTTAAGGAGGAAGCTATGGAACGCATACGGAGCAACTCACAACTTTCTTTTCAAGGAGTTATGAACGCTATAAGAAATATGGAGTTAGGAGTGAGAGCTCTTTATGCTGACAATGTGGTGAAGGATTTGACGGGGCCTCAGATTCAAGATTTGATGATTCAAGATGGTTGCTTCTTTCTTCTTCTGGCGTTCTCAATTCTTGGAGCCGATTCACAAAAATTAAAGTATGCAGAGAATCATCCTGTTTTTGGCGTAGGATGTGCCACTGAATACATGGACAACATTATAGAGTCCATGTTCTTTGTCGGAAATCAAATCCCACTCATGGTACTCGAGCAACTTATGCACCTTGATATCTTTCAAAGAATGAAAGCTACAATTGGAAGTAAGCAGCAGCAATTGGGTTTGGCCAAAAGAACCCTGTATAAGTTCTTGATGGTTGAGCTGGTTCCAAAACCAGTTGACTTACTCCATTGCCTCCAGAGCATCATGCTTGGCCCAAAACGCAGCTCGAATGCAGCTGTGACGAAAAAGGTCGATGACATAGAGGACTGTGTTTCTGCCAGCAAATTATCTGAACAGGGTGTGAGATTCCGAAAATTAGGGGGAGAATTCGGGATCAGAGGAATGCATTACGAGTGCAATAAGTTTTCAGCTGTTCTTTACTTGCCTGATTTGGGGGTTGACAGATACACAGATCTTTTAATCAAATGTCTTCTGAAATATGAGACTGTTCAAGAACGCCAGGGGGTCGAACCTGAGGCAAGTTCCTACTTTAAGTTCATGTCCGACCTGATTCATAAACCAAAAGATATTGAAATCCTTGTGTCTGAAGGAGTCATTCATGGAAGGTCAGAGAGATTACAAGGGCTTCTAAGTACTTTAGATGGCATGGCTTCATCTGGATATATGCACTGGGTTAAAAGAGAGATTGTAAGAAATCCCCCCTGGCAGTGGCAAAAGCCTCTAAAGTGCATGCCTGTTATTTGCTCGGCTTTGATTGTTTTGTCCATCATGCAAATGCACTATAGCATGCTTTCCTTCGACAAACTGCAAAAGCCTTGA
- the LOC113765857 gene encoding uncharacterized protein LOC113765857 — MSTSWHKYELVDGSDDPEDIPLVAVNEKPVCRICKCHPSVLAELGEKGKLQVSHPRFGPFYREDESEVSGKKEAWDKVLEKSGGRNRNRTIENYLFATRRVEKRARASYADAGGVVRNLTESQFRWMMIEDGCFFLQLALFILGASSEQLGYPGNHIIFGNKKKKEDVNRWIEAMFFVGNQIPLVVLNEFMKQSFFQDILKVVNWETPSQLPKRILYELLVLPAREHVANQTVASPKPRGEEQQPTDLLHALHSFMLDPGRSLSNVNLVDADTGDVDLGDSRGVHGAKDLTLSASELNKKGIRFRKVKKVGCTEISFTDYFIFARLYLPVFTVGDDTELVFKSLKHYEESQQQGKSKREVRSYLQFMNDLICTYEDVKLLAKKGIIKADNPYHKEKLPTILSNLAGQDKHTTPNLHLLRIQLRDYNIAPWERFKLLAILLFILTLIQTVFAVLAYFRPPRQYQN, encoded by the coding sequence ATGTCTACTTCTTGGCACAAATACGAACTGGTAGACGGCTCAGATGACCCTGAAGACATCCCATTAGTCGCAGTCAATGAGAAGCCCGTTTGTAGGATATGCAAGTGCCACCCTTCAGTCCTTGCTGAACTTGGAGAAAAGGGAAAGCTCCAAGTGTCGCACCCCAGATTTGGCCCATTTTACCGTGAAGACGAATCCGAGGTCAGTGGAAAGAAGGAAGCGTGGGATAAAGTACTGGAAAAATCTGGAGGCAGGAACAGAAACAGAACCATAGAAAATTACTTGTTTGCAACGAGAAGGGTAGAGAAAAGAGCCAGAGCTAGTTATGCTGATGCTGGGGGAGTCGTGCGTAACTTGACAGAGTCTCAGTTCCGGTGGATGATGATTGAAGATGGTTGCTTCTTCCTCCAGTTGGCATTATTCATCCTCGGTGCTTCTTCCGAGCAACTGGGTTATCCCGGCAATCACATTATCTTTGgcaacaaaaagaagaaagaggatGTCAACAGGTGGATTGAGGCGATGTTCTTTGTTGGGAATCAAATTCCACTTGTGGTGCTCAATGAATTTATGAAGCAAAGTTTTTTCCAGGATATACTAAAAGTAGTGAACTGGGAAACCCCATCACAACTGCCCAAGAGGATCTTGTATGAGTTGCTTGTTCTGCCTGCTCGAGAACATGTTGCCAATCAAACTGTTGCATCACCAAAGCCTCGGGGTGAAGAGCAGCAGCCTACTGACTTGCTTCATGCGCTCCACTCATTCATGCTTGATCCAGGACGAAGTTTAAGCAATGTCAACCTCGTTGACGCTGATACAGGGGATGTTGATTTGGGGGACAGCAGGGGAGTCCATGGAGCCAAGGACCTGACTCTTAGCGCCTCCGAGTTGAATAAGAAGGGAATCCGTTTTAGGAAAGTGAAAAAGGTGGGCTGTACAGAGATAAGTTTTACAGACTACTTCATCTTTGCTCGTCTTTACTTGCCGGTATTCACAGTTGGTGATGATACAGAACTAGTTTTCAAAAGCCTGAAGCATTACGAGGAGAGTCAACAACAGGGCAAGAGCAAACGCGAGGTGAGATCCTATCTGCAGTTCATGAACGATCTCATTTGTACCTATGAAGATGTCAAGCTGTTAGCCAAAAAAGGAATCATCAAAGCAGACAACCCCTACCATAAAGAGAAGTTGCCTACAATCTTGAGCAATCTGGCCGGCCAGGACAAGCACACCACTCCAAACCTCCACCTTTTGAGGATCCAACTGAGAGACTATAACATTGCTCCCTGGGAAAGGTTCAAACTATTGGCTATCTTGCTTTTCATCCTCACCTTAATCCAGACAGTCTTTGCTGTGTTAGCTTACTTTAGACCCCCGCGCCAATACCAAAACTGA